A stretch of the Leptidea sinapis chromosome 5, ilLepSina1.1, whole genome shotgun sequence genome encodes the following:
- the LOC126980155 gene encoding uncharacterized protein LOC126980155 yields the protein MDRKRRLALLLLLRHRRNRRKITRRYWISPFISLRNRDGQFFFLEYRELLLDEKKFYNFFRMSVSSFECFLKSLEPHIRKNYTNMRNPVEPVEMLGITLRYLGSGNSITDLHFKFKRGKSTIAYIIQRVCRAIWTNLLRDNIPELTTESFQTIARGFDVKANFPQCVGAIDGKHIRVCNPANSGSLFFNYKAFFSIVLLAIVDSNYKFVFVDIGAYGKECDSTILQNSKLYELMINNNLPLPQPQPLSGSNIPTPYVFVGDEAFGLSKHIMRPYGGQNLDLQQKVFNYRLSRARRYVECAFGIMANKWRIFHRPIDVSYDFATDIIKACCVLHNFVADRDGFRQRDKFAISVDEFLPIQPVHEEQTAPNVIRQQYATYFMTRGTLPWQLNKV from the exons ATGGATCGGAAAAGACGTCTAGCATTGCTCCTATTACTACGTCACCGCCGAAATCGACGCAAGATCACAAGACGGTACTGGATCAGTCCTTTCATTTCATTAAGAAATCGTGatggacagtttttttttttagaatatcggGAGTTGCTATTAGACGAAaagaagttttataatttttttagaatgaGTGTATCCAGCTTCGAATGTTTTTTGAAGTCCTTAGAACCACACATACGAAAAAACTATACTAATATGAGGAATCCAGTGGAACCAGTAGAAATGCTGGGAATCACTTTAag ataccTAGGAAGTGGAAATTCAATAACTGAtttacatttcaaattcaaacggGGAAAATCTACTATTGCATATATAATACAAAGAGTTTGTCGTGCTATATGGACCAATCTTCTTCGAGACAACATCCCTGAACTGACAACTGAAAGTTTCCAAACAATAGCGAGGGGTTTTGATGTAAAGGCAAATTTTCCTCAATGTGTTGGTGCCATCGACGGCAAACATATCCGCGTGTGTAATCCTGCAAATAGTggctcacttttttttaattataaagccTTTTTTTCGATTGTGTTGCTAGCTATTGTGGATTCAAATTACAAATTCGTATTTGTCGACATCGGTGCATACGGAAAAGAATGCGATTCAACCATATTACAAAATTCTAAACTGTACGAGCTAATGATTAACAACAACTTACCACTACCTCAACCCCAGCCACTCTCTGGTAGCAATATACCAACCCCGTATGTATTTGTGGGTGACGAAGCTTTTGGACTGAGCAAACATATTATGCGTCCATATGGCGGTCAAAATCTCGACTTACAACAAAAGGTTTTCAATTACCGTCTAAGCAGAGCCAGAAGATATGTCGAATGCGCTTTTGGGATTATGGCTAACAAATGGCGCATTTTTCACAGACCGATAGACGTGTCCTATGACTTCGCTACTGACATTATAAAAGCATGTTGTgtattacacaattttgtcGCTGATCGAGATGGTTTTAGACAAAGagataaatttgctataagtgttGATGAATTTCTCCCAATACAACCCGTACATGAAGAACAGACAGCACCGAATGTCATAAGACAGCAATATGCGACCTATTTTATGACTAGAGGAACTCTGCCTTGGCAGCTAAATAAGGTATAA
- the LOC126980160 gene encoding uncharacterized protein LOC126980160, with the protein MNTIEEIDIDYLITLIQEREIIWDKSNVDFKNKNLKTKAWEDISKVLFPDYENFTAERKNKVGNDLIKKWRSVKDNYFRYSKKLKEASKSGSGATKLKKYHLYNQLLFLRKVEQNATESSLDSPREINNESTSTNDDITTDNTPRYVPVARKRAMQMDEFEREGLKLLKEPENRHMSFFRAILPSIQEFSDRETLRFQSKVIQIIDEMRYGQTSSYVSGPSTSHQPPYGYQTANFQSTYISDFNNSITSPETSQASEETEYDFSNL; encoded by the exons ATGAATACCATTGAAGAAATTGACATAGATTACTTGATTACATTGATACAGGAAAGGGAAATTATATGGGACAAGTCAAAcgtagattttaaaaataaaaatttaaaaacaaaagcctGGGAAGACatatcaaaagttttatttcctgATTACGAGAATTTCACAGCTGAACGAAAAAATAAAGTTG gtaatgatttaataaaaaaatggagaAGTGTAAAAGATAATTACTTcagatattcaaaaaaattaaaagaagcaTCAAAATCGGGCTCGGGCGCTACGAAACTGAAGAAGTATCATTTATACAATCAACTCCTTTTTTTGAGAAAAGTGGAACAAAATGCCACCGAATCTAGCTTAGACTCGCCTAGAGAAATCAACAATGAATCTACGTCTACAAATGATGACATTACCACAGACAACACTCCGCGCTATGTTCCAGTCGCGCGCAAAAGGGCAATGCAAATGGATGAGTTTGAAAGAGAAGGACTAAAACTTCTCAAGGAGCCGGAAAATCGCCATATGTCCTTTTTCAGAGCTATATTGCCATCTATTCAAGAATTTTCCGACCGAGAAACTCTCCGTTTCCAAAGtaaagttatacaaattatagatGAAATGCGGTATGGACAAACATCATCATATGTGAGTGGCCCATCAACGTCTCACCAACCACCATATGGGTATCAAACAGCAAATTTTCAAAGTACATACAtttctgattttaataattcaattacatCTCCAGAAACATCTCAAGCAAGTGAAGAAACTGAATacgatttttctaatttgtaa